The Corynebacterium tuberculostearicum genome window below encodes:
- the nrdE gene encoding class 1b ribonucleoside-diphosphate reductase subunit alpha: MWPLDATPTQTIGATPRTASADNAGGVGKRKSYHALNAQLNLFDASGKIQFDKDIQAAQDYVTHHVAPRMHQFDSTKQRLEWLVDNEYYERDFLELYDDAFLCAMYDRAHRVKHQFRTFLGAFKFFTSYALKTFDGSRFLEGYEERVATTALYLAQGDEELAEKLVDDIMTGRFQPATPTFLNAGKAQRGEMVSCFLLRIEDNLESIGRCVNSALQLSKRGGGVALLLSNLRESGAPIKKIENQASGVVPVMKILEDSFSYANQLGSRQGAGAVYLHAHHPDILRFLDTKRENADEKVRIKTLSLGVVIPDITFRLAKENKDMHLFSPYDIAREYGVAMSDMSITEYYDELVANPRISHTTIKAREFFTTLAELQFESGYPYILFEDTVNRANPLKGHINMSNLCSEILQVNTPSTYGASGDYTTVGQDISCNLGSLNIAKAFESPDFGETVETAVRALTKVSDLTNIEAVPSIAHGNASMHAIGLGQMNLHGFLASQRIPYGCAEALDFTNIYFLTVTYHALRASHALAVEKGQRFTGFEESTYATGAYFDKYIDQDWAPATEHVKQLFHEAGVQIPQREDWLRLKNQVMQDGIYNAYLQAVPPTGSISYINDSTASIHPIASKIEIRKEGRLGRVYYPAPEMTNDNLEYFDDSYAVGYEKIIDTYAMATQHVDQGLSLTLFFTADTTTRDINKAQIYAWKAGIKTLYYIRLRQSALQGTEVEGCVSCAL; encoded by the coding sequence ATGTGGCCTCTTGATGCCACCCCCACACAGACTATTGGCGCTACGCCCCGCACCGCTTCAGCAGACAATGCCGGCGGTGTCGGCAAGCGCAAGAGCTACCACGCACTCAACGCGCAGCTGAACTTGTTCGACGCTTCTGGAAAAATCCAGTTTGACAAGGACATTCAGGCAGCACAAGACTATGTCACACACCATGTCGCTCCCCGCATGCATCAGTTCGATTCCACCAAGCAACGCTTGGAATGGTTGGTTGATAACGAGTACTACGAGCGGGATTTCCTTGAGCTTTATGATGACGCCTTTCTGTGCGCCATGTACGACAGAGCACATCGAGTTAAGCATCAGTTCCGCACTTTCCTCGGCGCATTTAAGTTCTTCACTTCATATGCACTGAAAACCTTTGATGGCTCCCGATTCCTAGAAGGCTACGAAGAACGCGTCGCCACCACAGCTTTATACCTTGCACAGGGCGACGAAGAGCTCGCAGAAAAGCTGGTGGATGACATCATGACCGGACGCTTCCAGCCCGCCACCCCTACTTTTCTCAACGCAGGCAAAGCCCAGCGCGGCGAAATGGTCTCCTGCTTCCTCCTGCGAATCGAAGACAATTTGGAGAGCATTGGCCGCTGCGTGAACTCTGCACTGCAACTATCAAAGCGCGGTGGTGGAGTGGCCCTGTTGCTGAGCAATCTGCGCGAATCCGGAGCCCCGATCAAAAAGATTGAGAACCAGGCTTCCGGCGTAGTCCCAGTCATGAAGATTCTCGAAGATAGCTTCAGCTATGCCAACCAATTGGGCTCCCGGCAGGGCGCTGGAGCCGTCTACCTGCATGCGCACCATCCAGATATTCTTCGCTTCCTGGATACCAAGCGGGAAAATGCCGATGAGAAAGTCCGCATCAAGACTCTTTCGCTGGGGGTTGTTATTCCAGATATAACCTTCCGTCTGGCCAAAGAGAACAAGGATATGCATCTTTTTAGCCCGTATGACATCGCTCGCGAGTACGGCGTAGCCATGTCTGACATGTCCATCACCGAGTACTACGACGAGCTGGTTGCCAATCCGCGAATCTCTCACACGACCATTAAGGCCCGCGAGTTTTTCACCACGCTGGCTGAGCTTCAGTTTGAATCCGGATACCCCTACATCCTCTTTGAGGATACGGTCAACCGCGCTAATCCCCTCAAAGGACATATCAATATGTCCAACCTGTGTAGCGAAATCCTCCAGGTCAACACGCCATCGACCTACGGAGCTTCGGGTGACTACACCACTGTTGGCCAGGATATTTCCTGCAATCTAGGTTCGCTCAACATTGCGAAGGCTTTTGAATCGCCGGACTTCGGGGAGACCGTCGAAACCGCAGTGCGTGCCCTCACGAAGGTTTCAGACCTGACGAATATCGAAGCTGTTCCCTCCATCGCTCACGGAAATGCTTCCATGCATGCCATTGGTCTGGGCCAAATGAATCTCCACGGCTTCCTTGCTTCACAGCGTATTCCTTATGGCTGCGCCGAGGCACTGGACTTTACAAATATCTATTTCCTCACGGTGACCTACCATGCGCTCCGCGCATCCCATGCACTCGCGGTTGAAAAAGGTCAACGATTCACAGGTTTCGAAGAATCCACCTATGCCACTGGCGCCTACTTTGACAAATACATCGACCAAGACTGGGCGCCAGCCACTGAACACGTAAAACAGCTCTTCCACGAAGCAGGCGTGCAGATCCCTCAACGCGAGGATTGGCTACGGCTCAAGAATCAAGTGATGCAAGACGGCATCTACAACGCCTACTTGCAGGCAGTTCCACCCACTGGATCAATTTCCTACATCAATGACTCCACCGCGTCCATCCACCCAATTGCCTCCAAAATTGAAATACGCAAGGAAGGCCGCTTGGGGCGCGTGTACTACCCCGCGCCGGAAATGACCAACGACAACCTGGAGTATTTCGATGACTCCTACGCCGTGGGATACGAAAAAATCATCGACACCTACGCCATGGCCACCCAACACGTGGACCAAGGGCTTTCCCTGACCTTGTTCTTTACCGCTGATACCACCACGCGGGACATCAACAAGGCACAAATCTATGCCTGGAAAGCCGGAATCAAGACCCTCTACTACATCCGTTTACGCCAATCCGCGCTCCAAGGAACCGAGGTCGAAGGCTGCGTCTCCTGTGCTTTGTAG
- the nrdF gene encoding class 1b ribonucleoside-diphosphate reductase subunit beta — protein sequence MSSTSNSAELTSISVTPPSYRHDPSARIRAINWNRVSDDKDLEVWNRLTTNFWLPEKVPLSNDLPAWQKMTPEERNLTMRVFTGLTTLDTVQATVGEICQIQDARTEHEEAVYTNIAFMQSVHARSYSSVFSTLSSTKEIDEAYRWAVNNDLLQARAKKVLAHYFGPDPLKRKVSSTLLSSLLLYAGFYLPLHFSVHATLTNTADMIRLILRDKAVHGYYSGYKYQRGLESTTPLRQKEMHDFTISLLEELYALELDYSGELYEPLGLMDDVAVFVRYNANKALMNLGYPDYFPPEETEVNPEILAALAPGADENHDFFSGSGSSYVIGTAEETSDDDWDF from the coding sequence ATGTCGTCAACATCGAATAGTGCTGAACTAACCAGCATTTCAGTTACTCCGCCGAGCTACCGGCATGATCCTTCAGCCCGCATCCGCGCCATCAATTGGAACCGGGTGAGCGATGACAAGGATCTTGAAGTGTGGAACCGTCTAACCACCAACTTTTGGTTGCCAGAGAAGGTCCCGCTTTCTAATGATCTCCCGGCGTGGCAGAAGATGACACCCGAGGAACGCAACCTCACCATGCGGGTGTTCACGGGACTCACCACCCTGGATACTGTCCAGGCCACCGTGGGTGAAATCTGTCAGATTCAAGATGCCCGCACCGAACACGAGGAGGCCGTGTATACCAACATCGCGTTCATGCAGTCAGTCCATGCCCGTTCATACTCTTCAGTGTTTTCTACCCTGAGCAGTACAAAGGAAATTGATGAAGCATACCGCTGGGCGGTGAATAACGACCTTCTCCAGGCACGCGCCAAGAAAGTTCTCGCGCACTATTTTGGGCCGGATCCACTCAAACGCAAGGTGTCATCGACGTTGCTTTCCTCGCTGCTTCTCTACGCGGGTTTCTATCTTCCCTTGCACTTTTCTGTCCACGCCACCCTGACAAATACGGCAGACATGATCCGCCTCATTCTGCGTGACAAGGCAGTGCACGGCTACTACTCGGGTTACAAATATCAGCGCGGTCTGGAATCCACGACCCCGCTACGGCAGAAGGAGATGCATGATTTCACCATTTCTTTGCTCGAAGAGCTTTATGCACTAGAGCTGGACTATTCCGGCGAGCTATATGAGCCTTTGGGACTCATGGATGATGTAGCCGTGTTCGTTCGCTATAACGCCAATAAGGCACTCATGAATTTGGGCTACCCGGATTATTTCCCGCCCGAAGAAACGGAAGTGAACCCAGAAATCCTCGCGGCCCTAGCCCCCGGAGCAGATGAGAACCATGACTTCTTCTCCGGATCTGGTTCCTCCTATGTCATTGGTACTGCTGAAGAAACGAGTGATGATGACTGGGATTTCTAG
- a CDS encoding NADPH-dependent FMN reductase: protein MTTPRISVIVGSLRRESFARKIAHEVLTMIPEGYEANIVEIRDLPLYDFDYDDPAVTDKPTPAEYTTFRETIKNSSGILFITPENNRTIPACLKNAVDIGSKPNSDVAWKNLPAGIISHSVGRMGGYSSQKNLRLALSYFDMPLPGQPEVFLGQSPTLFEESGHLNQRTADFVKDYVMRFLQLTDEAFRAKNG from the coding sequence ATGACCACCCCACGTATCAGCGTTATCGTCGGCAGCCTGCGCCGAGAGTCATTTGCACGCAAGATTGCACACGAGGTGCTCACGATGATCCCTGAAGGCTACGAGGCAAACATCGTGGAAATCCGTGACTTGCCGCTCTATGACTTCGACTACGATGACCCCGCCGTCACGGACAAGCCCACTCCGGCTGAGTACACCACCTTTCGCGAGACCATCAAGAACTCGAGCGGGATCCTCTTCATTACGCCAGAGAACAACCGCACTATCCCTGCCTGCCTCAAAAACGCAGTGGACATCGGCTCTAAACCCAACTCAGATGTGGCGTGGAAGAACCTTCCCGCAGGTATCATTAGCCACTCTGTAGGCCGCATGGGCGGCTACAGTTCACAGAAGAACCTTCGCCTCGCTCTGTCCTACTTCGACATGCCGCTCCCTGGTCAGCCCGAAGTATTTCTGGGCCAATCCCCCACCCTTTTCGAAGAGTCCGGACATCTCAATCAACGTACCGCAGACTTTGTCAAGGATTACGTTATGCGCTTCCTGCAGTTGACCGACGAGGCCTTTAGAGCCAAGAACGGCTAG
- the tig gene encoding trigger factor, whose product MKTTVDKLSDTRVKLTVNVPFAELDQEIDQAYAAIAQQVSIPGFRKGKAPRQLIDARFGRGPILEQVVNDMLPSRYEQAVKENDLKVIGQPDVDISKIEDKDFVEFTAEVDIRPEFEIPDFSKISVTVPALKADEEDVDKALEELAERFGELKDTKRKMKTGDYAIIDITAEIDGEKIEDASTEGLSYRIGDDDLIKGLDTALRGMKTGEDNEFTSTIQSGEHKDEEATIKVHVQQSKERKLPAMDDEFAQMASEFDTMDELRESTKTQVEETKKAEQAAQIRDEVLKSALSEVEFELPQSVVDEQAHSQLHQILGQLAHDEKALAQLLEAQGTSREEFDKQTREQAEESVRTQLFLDAVAEKEEPEVSQQELTDHILFTAQSYGMDPNQFIQQLQSNGQIANLFSDVRRGKALAAAICRTTVKDEEGNDVDVDQYFGEIEEEDAAEASEEK is encoded by the coding sequence GTGAAGACCACCGTAGACAAGCTGAGCGATACCCGCGTTAAGCTCACCGTCAACGTTCCGTTTGCGGAGCTGGACCAGGAAATCGATCAAGCTTACGCGGCAATCGCGCAGCAGGTTTCTATTCCAGGTTTCCGTAAGGGCAAGGCACCGCGCCAGCTTATTGACGCTCGCTTCGGCCGCGGCCCCATCCTGGAGCAGGTTGTCAACGACATGCTGCCTTCCCGCTACGAGCAGGCAGTCAAGGAAAACGATCTGAAGGTCATCGGCCAGCCGGACGTTGACATTTCCAAGATCGAGGACAAGGACTTCGTGGAGTTCACCGCCGAGGTTGATATCCGCCCTGAGTTCGAGATTCCGGACTTCTCCAAGATCTCCGTTACCGTCCCGGCCCTGAAGGCTGACGAAGAGGACGTCGACAAGGCTCTGGAGGAGCTGGCAGAGCGCTTCGGTGAGCTCAAGGACACCAAGCGCAAGATGAAGACCGGCGACTACGCCATCATCGACATCACCGCTGAGATCGACGGCGAGAAGATTGAAGACGCTTCCACCGAGGGCCTTTCTTACCGCATCGGTGACGATGACCTCATCAAGGGTCTGGACACCGCCCTGCGCGGCATGAAGACCGGTGAGGATAACGAGTTCACCTCCACCATCCAGTCCGGCGAGCACAAGGACGAAGAGGCCACCATCAAGGTCCACGTCCAGCAGTCCAAGGAGCGCAAGCTTCCGGCTATGGACGATGAGTTCGCTCAGATGGCTTCTGAGTTCGACACCATGGACGAGCTGCGTGAGTCCACCAAGACCCAGGTGGAGGAGACCAAGAAGGCTGAGCAGGCTGCACAGATCCGCGATGAGGTTCTGAAGTCCGCACTGTCCGAGGTTGAATTCGAGCTGCCGCAGTCCGTAGTGGACGAGCAGGCACACTCCCAGCTGCACCAGATCTTGGGCCAGCTGGCTCACGATGAGAAGGCACTGGCTCAGCTGCTTGAGGCACAGGGCACCTCCCGCGAAGAGTTTGATAAGCAGACTCGCGAGCAGGCAGAAGAGTCCGTGCGCACCCAGCTGTTCCTTGACGCTGTAGCAGAGAAGGAAGAGCCGGAAGTTTCCCAGCAGGAGCTGACCGACCACATCCTGTTCACCGCTCAGTCCTACGGCATGGACCCGAACCAGTTCATCCAGCAGCTGCAGTCCAACGGCCAGATCGCAAACCTCTTCTCTGACGTGCGCCGTGGCAAGGCACTGGCTGCCGCTATCTGCCGCACCACCGTCAAGGATGAAGAGGGCAACGACGTAGACGTTGACCAGTACTTCGGTGAAATCGAAGAAGAGGACGCTGCAGAAGCTTCCGAGGAGAAGTAA
- a CDS encoding DUF1542 domain-containing protein, producing the protein MIIVGILLLVLAVGGGAWLMSSRNSQKRREEREAQQLADAQADARRWIERLGGQVMQISGTDSASQQAMADASERFTAANSAISRATTAKQANLARESALEGMHYVNAAREIMGMNPGPELPPLEGQRAAGKVTEKRTVEANGQQITASPYASADTPNYYPGGTVAGRPVPAGWYSRPWWADALQTGVWMVGYSMMFNALFSGMSGIGYSAAAAESGDWGGGDGMGDAGEMGGDAGDAGDAGDMGGGDDGGGLFDGLGDGDGGGFFDGMFDFDF; encoded by the coding sequence ATGATCATAGTGGGAATTTTGCTCCTTGTGCTGGCAGTGGGCGGAGGCGCGTGGTTGATGTCCTCGCGCAACTCTCAAAAACGCCGCGAGGAACGAGAAGCACAGCAATTGGCCGATGCACAAGCCGATGCTCGCCGGTGGATTGAACGCCTGGGGGGCCAAGTAATGCAGATTTCAGGCACAGACTCTGCCTCCCAGCAGGCAATGGCCGATGCGTCCGAGCGTTTCACAGCAGCTAACTCGGCAATTTCGCGCGCCACTACCGCAAAGCAGGCGAACCTAGCGCGTGAGTCCGCCTTGGAAGGCATGCACTATGTGAATGCCGCGCGCGAGATTATGGGCATGAACCCGGGCCCAGAGCTGCCGCCGCTCGAGGGGCAGCGCGCCGCCGGCAAGGTGACGGAAAAGCGCACCGTGGAAGCGAATGGCCAGCAGATCACTGCTTCGCCGTATGCCTCCGCGGATACCCCGAACTACTACCCAGGCGGAACCGTTGCAGGGCGCCCAGTTCCGGCGGGTTGGTATTCCCGTCCGTGGTGGGCTGATGCATTGCAGACCGGCGTGTGGATGGTTGGCTACTCCATGATGTTCAATGCCCTGTTCTCCGGCATGTCTGGCATTGGTTATTCCGCGGCCGCTGCTGAAAGCGGCGACTGGGGTGGCGGTGATGGCATGGGCGATGCCGGCGAAATGGGCGGTGACGCTGGCGATGCTGGTGACGCCGGAGACATGGGCGGCGGCGATGACGGCGGCGGCCTATTTGATGGCCTTGGCGATGGCGACGGCGGCGGATTCTTTGACGGAATGTTTGATTTCGATTTCTAG
- a CDS encoding nitroreductase family protein: protein MTSTNKYSEFIRNRHSPRAFLPEPMPVEDIKQVLEDAQSAPSNSNTQPWNVHVVGGEKLKELSAALIKEFDTNGLSPDFTTDYGEGIHPKRSQELAAKMYGLLGIEREDKAGRVEFVRENLRFFGAPHAVLLFIPPMGDRIRAAFDQGTYAENFLLSLEAHGYHGIPQGMISLIAPTAREFLGVDEEYKLVTAITFGTADESSPVFNTAPGRAPLSETVTVHGIEDLELD from the coding sequence ATGACTTCAACCAATAAGTATTCCGAATTTATCCGCAATCGCCACTCTCCCCGCGCATTCCTGCCGGAGCCCATGCCGGTAGAAGACATCAAGCAGGTTTTGGAGGACGCTCAATCCGCACCCTCCAATTCCAATACCCAGCCGTGGAACGTGCACGTAGTGGGCGGAGAAAAGCTCAAGGAGCTCAGCGCCGCGCTTATTAAGGAATTCGACACCAATGGGCTCAGCCCAGACTTCACCACCGATTATGGTGAGGGGATCCATCCCAAGCGTTCCCAAGAGCTGGCCGCCAAGATGTACGGTCTACTGGGCATTGAGCGCGAGGACAAGGCAGGCCGCGTGGAATTCGTCCGCGAAAACCTGCGGTTCTTCGGCGCGCCTCATGCAGTCCTTCTCTTTATCCCGCCGATGGGCGACCGCATCCGTGCCGCCTTTGACCAGGGAACCTACGCCGAAAACTTCCTGCTTTCCTTGGAAGCACACGGCTATCACGGCATCCCACAGGGCATGATTTCCTTGATTGCGCCAACCGCACGCGAGTTCCTAGGCGTGGACGAGGAGTACAAGCTGGTCACCGCCATCACCTTTGGTACGGCCGATGAATCTAGCCCAGTCTTTAATACGGCTCCGGGTCGCGCACCACTGTCAGAGACCGTGACCGTGCACGGCATTGAGGACCTGGAGCTCGATTAG
- a CDS encoding aldo/keto reductase, producing the protein MSVPNITLNDGNTIPQLGFGVFQMDPDKTEELVAEALRVGYRHIDTAAIYGNEEGVGRAIAKSGIPREELFVTTKLWNDRQTDAAAALDESLDKLGLEYVDLYLIHWPTPAKGTYVVAWQQLIELQKQGKAKSIGVSNFELEHLDQLELKTDVKPAVNQVELHPYLQRWRELDAFRAHTVAIEAWGPLGQGKSDILDAPEVTDAAAAHDVSPAQVVIRWHLQNGVILFPKSATPSRIAENFDVFGFELTEDEMAAITALDEGEEGRGGPHPNDMNDA; encoded by the coding sequence ATGAGCGTACCTAACATCACCCTTAACGATGGCAATACCATCCCGCAGCTGGGCTTTGGCGTATTCCAGATGGATCCGGATAAGACCGAAGAGCTGGTAGCCGAGGCCCTGCGCGTGGGCTATCGCCATATCGATACCGCCGCTATCTATGGCAACGAGGAAGGCGTGGGCCGGGCAATTGCCAAGTCCGGCATCCCGCGCGAGGAACTTTTTGTCACCACCAAGCTGTGGAATGACCGCCAGACCGATGCCGCCGCAGCACTTGATGAATCTTTGGACAAGCTCGGCCTAGAGTATGTGGATCTCTACCTCATCCATTGGCCGACCCCGGCGAAGGGGACCTACGTCGTAGCCTGGCAGCAGCTCATCGAGCTGCAGAAGCAGGGCAAGGCCAAGTCCATCGGCGTCTCCAACTTCGAACTCGAGCACCTAGACCAGCTGGAGCTCAAGACCGACGTCAAGCCGGCGGTCAATCAGGTCGAGCTTCACCCTTACCTGCAGCGCTGGCGCGAGCTGGATGCCTTCCGCGCCCACACCGTAGCTATTGAGGCATGGGGGCCTTTGGGGCAGGGTAAGAGCGATATTTTGGATGCTCCCGAGGTCACCGACGCCGCTGCGGCGCACGATGTCAGCCCAGCGCAGGTCGTCATCCGTTGGCACCTGCAAAATGGCGTCATCCTCTTCCCTAAGTCCGCCACGCCATCGCGCATCGCGGAGAATTTCGACGTCTTTGGCTTTGAGCTCACCGAGGACGAAATGGCTGCCATCACCGCCCTGGATGAGGGCGAAGAGGGACGAGGCGGTCCGCACCCGAATGACATGAATGACGCCTAA
- a CDS encoding ribose-5-phosphate isomerase: protein MRVYLGADHAGFETKNLIAEHLTKQGHEVIDCGAHTYDAEDDYPAFCIEAAQRTVNDPGSLGIVLGGSGNGEQIAANKVKGARCALAWSAETARLAREHNNAQLIGIGGRMHTEEQALEIVDAFLDQEWSRAERHQRRIDILAEYERTGIAPELPEA from the coding sequence ATGCGCGTTTATCTAGGAGCAGACCACGCAGGTTTCGAAACCAAGAACCTGATTGCTGAACACCTCACCAAGCAGGGCCACGAAGTCATTGACTGCGGCGCCCATACCTACGATGCCGAGGATGACTACCCGGCCTTTTGCATCGAAGCGGCACAACGCACCGTCAATGACCCAGGTTCCCTGGGCATCGTGCTTGGCGGCTCCGGCAACGGCGAGCAGATTGCCGCCAATAAGGTCAAGGGTGCTCGCTGCGCACTGGCGTGGTCCGCAGAGACCGCCCGCCTTGCCCGCGAGCACAACAATGCCCAGCTCATCGGCATCGGTGGCCGCATGCACACCGAGGAGCAAGCACTGGAAATCGTCGACGCCTTCCTGGACCAAGAATGGTCCCGCGCGGAGCGCCACCAGCGCCGCATCGACATCTTGGCGGAATACGAGCGCACCGGCATTGCCCCGGAGCTGCCGGAGGCCTAA
- a CDS encoding MFS transporter translates to MPINTRILALYGGTLLVYLIMLGIMVAGGGGFLLPLIASILATLAHVGLGIWWIAQKVRGNPRANGGAVAAGIIALLAGASWASWVLVAWEEFQAGMELPVINIAGLPALILTPLTIALCVGAAIQLRRREKNA, encoded by the coding sequence ATGCCTATCAACACACGGATCCTCGCGCTATACGGCGGGACCCTTCTCGTCTACCTCATCATGCTAGGCATTATGGTAGCTGGCGGCGGCGGCTTCCTCCTCCCGCTTATCGCCAGCATCCTTGCGACATTGGCCCACGTAGGTTTGGGCATCTGGTGGATTGCGCAGAAGGTGCGAGGGAATCCGCGGGCCAATGGGGGCGCAGTTGCGGCCGGCATTATCGCGCTTCTCGCTGGGGCCTCGTGGGCTTCCTGGGTACTTGTCGCGTGGGAGGAGTTTCAGGCCGGCATGGAGCTTCCCGTTATCAATATCGCGGGTCTGCCGGCACTTATTTTGACCCCACTGACCATCGCACTGTGCGTCGGCGCCGCGATTCAGCTGCGCCGACGTGAGAAAAACGCTTAG
- a CDS encoding mycothiol-dependent nitroreductase Rv2466c family protein yields MADAVKFWFDVSCPFAWATSRWIKEVEKVRDIEVEFEPMSLSVLNDGRDLDSNYMDMMKANWGPARVFAKVKAERPEKVDELYTAMGTLIHAKGNGMRTGFGAYDDIIAQALAEVDLPAEFAEVANTEDYDEKLREYHHNGISAVGDEVGTPVIKLGETAFFGPVITRIPTGEEAGELFDASLRLAQYPYFFELKRSRTEMPQVEEN; encoded by the coding sequence ATGGCTGACGCAGTAAAGTTCTGGTTCGACGTATCCTGCCCCTTCGCGTGGGCCACCTCGCGCTGGATTAAGGAAGTAGAAAAGGTGCGCGACATCGAGGTCGAGTTCGAGCCGATGTCCCTGTCCGTGCTCAATGACGGCCGCGATCTGGACTCCAACTACATGGACATGATGAAGGCTAACTGGGGCCCAGCCCGCGTTTTTGCCAAGGTCAAGGCCGAGCGCCCTGAGAAGGTAGACGAGCTCTACACCGCAATGGGCACCCTGATTCACGCCAAGGGCAACGGTATGCGCACCGGCTTTGGCGCCTATGATGACATCATCGCCCAAGCCCTAGCGGAGGTGGACCTCCCAGCAGAGTTCGCCGAGGTAGCCAATACCGAGGACTATGACGAGAAGCTGCGCGAGTACCACCACAACGGCATTTCCGCTGTGGGCGATGAGGTAGGCACCCCGGTTATCAAGCTGGGCGAGACCGCCTTCTTTGGCCCAGTTATTACCCGCATCCCTACCGGGGAAGAAGCAGGCGAGCTTTTCGACGCCTCCCTGCGCCTTGCCCAGTACCCCTACTTCTTCGAGCTCAAGCGCTCCCGCACCGAGATGCCGCAGGTGGAGGAAAACTAA